A part of Terriglobus roseus genomic DNA contains:
- a CDS encoding Rid family hydrolase, which produces MKLKSTILAGVLATAAVVSSHAQVTVKHIQTEKSPIATAVWAGDTLYVSGQLATPITPADAAKGTPAVFGDTKQQTFDILTKIQKILQEQGLDMKDVVKATVFLAADPKLGKIDFPGLQASFTQFFGTKEQPNKPARSAFQVANLVAPGYLLEIEVIAVKGK; this is translated from the coding sequence ATGAAGTTGAAGAGCACGATTTTGGCCGGTGTACTGGCTACCGCCGCCGTTGTTTCCAGCCACGCACAGGTAACGGTGAAGCACATCCAGACAGAGAAGTCGCCCATTGCGACTGCTGTGTGGGCGGGTGACACGCTGTATGTTAGCGGTCAGCTTGCAACGCCCATCACACCTGCTGATGCAGCAAAGGGAACACCCGCAGTCTTTGGCGACACCAAGCAGCAGACCTTCGACATCCTGACGAAGATCCAGAAGATCCTGCAGGAGCAGGGCCTGGACATGAAGGATGTTGTGAAGGCAACTGTGTTTCTTGCTGCCGATCCCAAGCTTGGCAAGATCGATTTCCCCGGTCTGCAGGCAAGCTTCACGCAGTTCTTCGGGACGAAGGAGCAGCCCAACAAGCCTGCTCGTTCTGCTTTCCAGGTAGCCAATCTGGTTGCGCCGGGATACTTGCTGGAGATTGAAGTGATTGCGGTAAAAGGTAAGTAA
- a CDS encoding flavin monoamine oxidase family protein has protein sequence MSMTRRNFLMRVGQAGGYSATFATMQALGIMPMKAQVVKPIEAQAGVGKGVSVVVAGGGVAGLVTAYELRKLGYKVTLLEARSRPGGRNWSARNGTTVEFIDGTKQQCTWEPGHYQNLGPGRLPSVHTTILGYCRELNVPLEVEINTSRSSLLQNDAVYGGKPVVQRKALNDARGHVSELLAKSIKGGALDTDLTKEDKDRMLSFLRTYGPLGFDGKYHGSDRAGIKQYPGAGSQTMQIEEPLDMHSLLDANFWSGILYEEAWDWQATMMQPVGGMDRIPYAFARELDKTKTIIYNAPVTSFKRTGANKGVEVTYMQNGKEQVIKADYMVNAMPLPIIKKMKNDLSAPYKAAIDGATYANSYKLAWESNRFWEKEYNIYGGLTFRAPGPTTVIWYPSANLMADKGILCTGYEDELNWGWEKLTLEEKFATAKKQLEKVHPGHSQELTKPIICMWRHIPYNEGSWIRSYGGGDAGYNTLIQPDGPIFFAGDHTTHVVGWQEGASQSGRRAAEMVSERVKSARMAGHYAPVEA, from the coding sequence ATGTCGATGACCCGTCGTAACTTCCTTATGCGCGTCGGCCAGGCCGGCGGTTATTCCGCAACGTTTGCCACCATGCAGGCTCTCGGCATTATGCCGATGAAGGCTCAGGTGGTGAAGCCGATTGAGGCTCAGGCTGGCGTTGGCAAGGGTGTCAGCGTAGTGGTTGCGGGTGGCGGTGTCGCCGGACTGGTGACTGCGTATGAGCTTCGCAAGCTGGGCTATAAGGTTACTTTGCTGGAAGCACGCAGCCGTCCCGGTGGACGTAACTGGAGCGCGCGCAATGGCACCACCGTTGAATTTATTGATGGAACGAAGCAGCAGTGTACGTGGGAGCCGGGGCATTATCAGAACCTCGGTCCCGGCCGACTGCCTTCGGTTCACACCACCATCCTGGGCTATTGCCGCGAACTGAATGTGCCACTCGAAGTAGAAATCAACACGTCGCGCTCCAGCCTTCTGCAGAACGACGCCGTCTATGGCGGCAAGCCTGTCGTACAGCGCAAGGCTTTGAACGATGCACGTGGCCACGTGAGCGAGTTGCTTGCGAAGTCGATCAAGGGCGGTGCTCTTGATACGGATCTGACCAAGGAAGACAAGGATCGTATGTTGAGCTTCCTGCGCACTTACGGTCCGCTGGGCTTTGACGGTAAGTATCACGGTTCTGATCGCGCTGGCATTAAGCAGTATCCCGGCGCAGGCTCGCAGACCATGCAGATTGAAGAGCCGTTGGACATGCACTCGCTGCTGGATGCGAACTTCTGGTCGGGCATTTTGTATGAAGAAGCATGGGACTGGCAGGCAACGATGATGCAGCCGGTGGGCGGCATGGATCGTATTCCTTATGCCTTTGCGCGTGAGTTGGATAAGACGAAGACCATCATCTACAACGCACCTGTGACATCGTTCAAGCGCACGGGCGCGAACAAGGGTGTGGAAGTCACGTACATGCAGAACGGCAAGGAGCAGGTGATCAAGGCCGACTACATGGTGAACGCCATGCCGCTGCCGATCATCAAGAAGATGAAGAACGATCTCTCTGCGCCGTACAAGGCTGCGATTGACGGTGCGACTTATGCGAACAGCTACAAGCTGGCATGGGAATCGAACCGCTTCTGGGAGAAGGAATACAACATCTACGGTGGCCTGACCTTCCGTGCGCCTGGACCAACGACCGTGATCTGGTATCCGTCAGCGAACCTGATGGCAGACAAGGGTATCCTGTGCACGGGTTATGAGGACGAGTTGAACTGGGGATGGGAGAAGCTGACGCTGGAGGAGAAGTTTGCCACGGCGAAGAAGCAGCTTGAGAAGGTTCATCCTGGCCATAGCCAGGAGCTGACCAAGCCCATCATCTGCATGTGGCGCCACATTCCTTATAACGAAGGTTCGTGGATTCGTAGCTACGGCGGTGGCGATGCGGGTTACAACACGCTGATTCAGCCGGATGGTCCGATCTTCTTTGCGGGCGATCACACAACGCACGTTGTGGGCTGGCAGGAAGGCGCATCGCAGTCTGGCCGTCGCGCAGCAGAGATGGTGAGCGAGCGCGTTAAGTCTGCACGGATGGCTGGTCACTACGCCCCCGTGGAAGCGTAA
- a CDS encoding acyltransferase family protein: protein MAEVTAVAPQKKPPLPGLTGIRTFLAIGIMFFHFTPPLPEFVKPVINAGFTYISFFLLISGFVLAYNYVHRADTLKPGKFYAARLSRLYPVYLLSLVISLEMLHAEWKIRPLSEFVRGVVLTPLLLQGWSPTLATFWNTVAWTLATEAMLYLAFPHIIRMKFWPRTPGKLLALFGVFWLWELLLPAIYTVLNPDGLYNIDRYSSGYWLRALKYTPLPFVPIFLAGITLGRLHAMVDLSDRVKLGLTLLSGGAALAAFYLLVPRLPYVMLHGGMLTPVFALLVWGLTGNHWVSRILGWGPIAAFGRASLCLYLLHFNTFLFIHDHHLPERMGVAKYDPWISYAFILCFAYTAFKLVEHPAQKYLLSRWVYREPKPPVEVGTPLG from the coding sequence ATGGCGGAAGTGACCGCGGTTGCTCCGCAGAAGAAACCGCCATTACCGGGATTGACCGGCATCCGGACGTTTCTTGCCATCGGCATCATGTTCTTTCACTTCACGCCTCCGCTGCCGGAGTTTGTGAAGCCCGTGATCAATGCAGGGTTTACGTACATCAGCTTCTTTCTGCTGATCAGCGGATTTGTGCTGGCGTACAACTATGTGCATCGCGCGGACACGCTGAAGCCGGGCAAGTTTTACGCCGCGCGGCTTTCGCGGTTGTATCCGGTGTATCTGCTATCACTGGTGATCTCGCTGGAGATGTTGCATGCGGAATGGAAGATCCGTCCGCTGAGCGAGTTTGTGCGCGGCGTGGTGTTGACGCCGCTCTTGTTGCAGGGCTGGAGCCCGACGCTGGCCACGTTCTGGAACACGGTGGCGTGGACGCTGGCTACCGAAGCCATGCTTTACCTGGCATTTCCGCACATCATCCGCATGAAGTTCTGGCCGCGCACGCCGGGGAAACTGCTGGCGCTGTTTGGTGTGTTCTGGCTGTGGGAACTGCTGCTGCCAGCGATCTACACCGTTCTGAATCCCGATGGTTTGTACAACATTGACCGCTACTCTTCGGGATATTGGCTTCGCGCGCTGAAGTACACGCCACTGCCGTTTGTGCCGATCTTCCTGGCGGGAATTACGCTGGGTCGCTTGCATGCGATGGTGGATTTGAGTGATCGCGTGAAACTGGGGCTGACACTGCTTTCGGGCGGCGCCGCTCTTGCAGCGTTCTATCTTTTGGTTCCGCGCTTGCCCTACGTCATGCTGCATGGCGGTATGCTGACCCCGGTATTTGCGCTGCTGGTGTGGGGGCTAACTGGCAACCACTGGGTTTCGCGGATTCTGGGATGGGGACCGATTGCGGCGTTTGGGCGCGCGAGTCTGTGCCTGTATCTGTTGCATTTCAATACATTTCTGTTCATCCATGACCACCATTTGCCGGAGCGGATGGGTGTGGCGAAGTATGACCCGTGGATCAGCTACGCGTTCATTCTTTGCTTTGCGTACACGGCGTTCAAGCTGGTGGAGCATCCGGCGCAGAAGTACCTGCTGAGCCGATGGGTGTATCGCGAGCCGAAGCCGCCGGTAGAGGTTGGCACTCCGCTCGGTTAG
- the pyrH gene encoding UMP kinase, which produces MYKRVLLKISGEALAAGRGFGIDAIFVSRVASEIVQLANNGSQVAVVVGGGNFFRGVAEQAIHMDRVAADHMGMLSTVINAIAMQDAIEKLGIQCRVMSAIEMHEVAEPYIRRRAIRHLEKGRVVIFGAGTGNPYFSTDTAAALRAMEIRADVLLKATSVEGIFSADPKKDPDATMFQTITYMDIIKMGLRVMDTSAVSLCNDNNMPMVIFSMREEGNIVRVVSGEKLGTLVTS; this is translated from the coding sequence ATGTATAAACGCGTTCTTCTCAAGATTTCAGGTGAGGCACTGGCTGCGGGCCGGGGCTTTGGTATTGACGCCATCTTCGTAAGCCGTGTGGCTTCGGAGATTGTGCAGCTTGCCAACAATGGCAGCCAGGTGGCTGTGGTGGTGGGTGGCGGCAATTTCTTCCGCGGTGTAGCGGAACAGGCCATCCATATGGACCGCGTTGCGGCTGACCACATGGGCATGTTGTCCACGGTGATCAATGCGATTGCCATGCAGGACGCGATTGAGAAGCTGGGCATCCAGTGCCGCGTGATGAGCGCAATTGAGATGCACGAGGTGGCCGAGCCTTACATCCGCCGCCGTGCGATCCGCCACCTGGAAAAGGGACGCGTTGTGATCTTTGGCGCGGGTACGGGTAATCCGTATTTCTCCACGGATACCGCGGCTGCGCTGCGCGCCATGGAGATTCGTGCGGATGTGTTGCTGAAGGCTACTTCTGTAGAAGGCATCTTCAGCGCTGATCCGAAGAAGGACCCTGACGCGACGATGTTCCAGACGATTACGTATATGGACATCATCAAGATGGGCCTGCGTGTGATGGACACGTCTGCGGTGTCGCTATGCAATGACAACAATATGCCGATGGTGATCTTCTCCATGCGTGAAGAGGGCAACATTGTGCGTGTTGTATCGGGCGAAAAACTCGGAACGCTTGTGACGTCGTAA
- a CDS encoding RecQ family ATP-dependent DNA helicase produces MKKLVEETVPWDLLKREAKARFGIAKFRSAQRETLEAVMRGRSVLAIMPTGAGKSLTYQLPALLLPHTVVVVSPLIALMQDQKLKAEGASIEVSKIDSTLTKHQREEADEALAAGIPKLLYVTPERLENREFLAELKQAGVSLFVVDEAHTIAQWGHDFRPAYLGLRYAREALGNPPVLALTATATDDVIHEILEQLNAKNAVVINAGSDRTNLFLAVHPTVNNDAKLARLMQMLGNTDGTGIVYTASVRSANELYERFKEAGIASGKYHGKMTARERERAQAEFMNDTCRVMVATKAFGLGIDKPNIRFVFHYEFPDSLESYYQEAGRAGRDGGQAQAVLLYRLEDRRIQSFFAAGRYPRAEELRAVLETLSATDAVNAAALPERAGIGKRRAEVILYLLREMKVVRRLRGGYVLRHGEPITDAHVETLLHEYVERASADRSRLDEMMLYAETVRCRMQVIRRYFNEPEGELCGNCDNCVNRAWEMHEPEVALHGASEGEGVTRIETLNGPILTTAPETLPQTIPAKFQEGVVVRHKRFGRGRVRDVVGDTVMVQFEDGGCKRLKDSFLKNA; encoded by the coding sequence ATGAAGAAGCTTGTTGAAGAAACCGTGCCCTGGGATTTGTTGAAGCGGGAGGCTAAGGCTCGCTTTGGCATTGCGAAGTTTCGTAGCGCGCAGCGGGAGACGCTGGAAGCTGTGATGCGTGGGCGTAGTGTGCTCGCGATTATGCCGACTGGGGCGGGGAAGTCGCTGACGTATCAGTTGCCTGCCTTGTTGTTGCCGCACACGGTGGTTGTGGTTTCGCCTTTGATTGCGTTGATGCAGGATCAGAAGCTGAAGGCGGAAGGCGCTTCGATTGAAGTTAGCAAGATCGATTCAACGCTTACAAAACATCAGCGTGAGGAAGCGGACGAGGCATTGGCGGCGGGGATTCCGAAGCTTTTGTATGTGACGCCGGAGCGATTGGAGAATCGTGAGTTTCTTGCGGAGTTGAAGCAGGCAGGTGTGTCGCTGTTTGTGGTGGATGAGGCGCACACGATTGCGCAGTGGGGACATGATTTTCGGCCTGCTTATTTGGGGTTGCGATATGCGCGTGAGGCGTTGGGCAATCCGCCTGTGTTGGCTTTGACAGCCACTGCGACAGACGATGTGATCCACGAAATTCTGGAGCAATTGAATGCGAAGAATGCTGTGGTGATCAATGCCGGAAGCGATCGCACGAATCTGTTTCTTGCGGTGCATCCCACGGTGAACAACGATGCGAAGCTGGCGCGGTTGATGCAGATGTTGGGGAACACCGATGGCACGGGCATTGTGTACACAGCGTCAGTTCGTTCGGCTAACGAACTGTATGAGCGATTCAAAGAAGCGGGGATTGCCAGTGGGAAGTATCACGGCAAGATGACGGCTCGAGAACGCGAACGTGCGCAGGCTGAGTTCATGAACGACACCTGCCGCGTGATGGTGGCGACGAAGGCGTTTGGGCTGGGGATTGATAAGCCGAACATCCGATTTGTGTTTCATTACGAGTTTCCGGATTCGCTGGAGAGCTATTACCAGGAGGCCGGGCGTGCGGGACGCGATGGCGGGCAGGCGCAGGCAGTGTTGCTGTATCGGCTGGAGGATCGGCGGATACAGAGTTTCTTTGCGGCGGGGCGGTATCCACGTGCTGAGGAGTTGCGGGCTGTGCTTGAGACGCTTTCTGCGACGGACGCGGTGAATGCCGCGGCATTGCCGGAGCGTGCTGGAATTGGGAAGCGTCGGGCTGAAGTGATCCTGTATTTGTTGCGTGAGATGAAAGTGGTGCGACGGCTGCGTGGTGGGTATGTGCTGCGTCATGGAGAACCGATCACGGATGCGCATGTGGAGACGCTGCTGCATGAGTATGTGGAGCGGGCTTCGGCGGATCGTTCGCGGCTGGACGAGATGATGCTGTACGCGGAAACGGTGCGCTGCAGGATGCAGGTGATCCGTCGCTACTTCAATGAGCCCGAGGGCGAGCTGTGTGGCAACTGCGATAACTGCGTAAATCGCGCGTGGGAGATGCACGAGCCGGAGGTGGCACTGCATGGCGCCAGTGAAGGTGAGGGTGTGACGCGGATTGAGACGTTGAATGGGCCGATTCTGACGACGGCTCCGGAGACCTTGCCACAGACTATTCCTGCAAAGTTTCAGGAGGGCGTGGTGGTTCGGCACAAGCGGTTTGGCCGCGGACGTGTGCGAGATGTGGTGGGCGACACGGTGATGGTGCAGTTTGAGGATGGTGGGTGCAAGCGGCTGAAGGATTCGTTCTTAAAGAACGCCTGA
- a CDS encoding RtcB family protein, whose product MKYIDNIPVWGVHEDNTLEQAKVCAQSAERFALMADGHLGYGVPIGGVIAAESRISPTAVGFDIACGNKAVRLDMPGGELRANIHRIMDDIWNTLSFGVGRKNNEANGHALLGRNAHPGWDTEAAAPLKRKAEAQLGTIGSGNHYVDLFTDEQDRVWVGVHFGSRGLGHGIATWFLKAAGAKDGMMVDPVWLDVQSDLGAQYIAAMQLGGEYAYAGRDWVCSRVARLLGAEVMEEVHNHHNFAWNEEHDGRMLWVCRKGATPAFPGQRGFVGGTMGEVSVILEGTESTDAETREAQRAAMFSTVHGAGRVMGRKQAAGVYDRKTGVCKREGLVKPEMMNDWLRQSNVVLRGGGLDESPHCYKRLPEVLAEQGETVRVLHTLTPVGVAMAGANEFDPYKD is encoded by the coding sequence ATGAAGTACATCGACAACATTCCTGTATGGGGAGTGCATGAAGACAACACGCTGGAACAGGCGAAGGTTTGCGCACAGAGCGCGGAACGCTTTGCGCTGATGGCGGACGGACACCTGGGCTACGGTGTTCCCATTGGCGGAGTGATCGCGGCGGAGTCGCGAATTTCGCCTACGGCTGTGGGCTTTGATATTGCTTGCGGCAACAAGGCTGTGCGATTGGATATGCCGGGCGGCGAGTTGCGTGCAAACATCCACCGCATTATGGACGACATCTGGAACACGCTGTCGTTCGGTGTGGGACGGAAGAACAACGAAGCCAACGGACATGCTCTGCTGGGCCGCAATGCGCATCCCGGATGGGATACGGAAGCTGCTGCACCGTTGAAGCGTAAGGCAGAAGCGCAGTTGGGCACCATCGGTTCCGGCAACCACTATGTGGATCTGTTCACGGATGAGCAGGACCGCGTGTGGGTTGGCGTTCATTTCGGATCGCGTGGTTTGGGACACGGTATTGCGACGTGGTTCCTGAAGGCTGCGGGAGCGAAGGATGGCATGATGGTCGATCCTGTGTGGCTGGATGTGCAGAGCGATCTGGGTGCGCAGTACATTGCCGCGATGCAGTTGGGCGGTGAGTATGCGTATGCAGGCCGTGACTGGGTGTGCAGCCGTGTGGCTCGTCTGTTGGGTGCGGAGGTGATGGAGGAGGTGCACAACCATCACAACTTTGCCTGGAACGAAGAGCACGATGGCCGCATGTTGTGGGTGTGCCGCAAGGGTGCTACTCCTGCGTTCCCTGGCCAGCGTGGTTTCGTGGGCGGCACGATGGGTGAGGTTTCTGTGATTTTGGAGGGAACTGAATCCACGGATGCAGAGACTCGTGAAGCGCAGCGTGCTGCGATGTTTTCTACCGTCCACGGCGCAGGTCGTGTGATGGGAAGGAAGCAGGCAGCGGGCGTCTACGATCGTAAGACCGGCGTGTGCAAGCGCGAAGGTCTGGTGAAGCCGGAGATGATGAACGACTGGCTGCGTCAGTCCAACGTTGTGCTGCGCGGCGGTGGGTTGGATGAGTCGCCTCACTGCTACAAGCGTCTGCCGGAGGTATTGGCAGAGCAGGGTGAGACGGTTCGCGTTCTGCACACGCTGACTCCTGTTGGAGTGGCGATGGCAGGAGCGAACGAGTTCGATCCTTACAAGGACTAA
- the tsf gene encoding translation elongation factor Ts: MATETVKIDAKLVKELREKSGAPMGDCLKALQEASGDMENAFVVLRKRGMASAAKKASRAANEGAVGTYIHAGGKIGVMVELACESDFVARTDGFQDLLRDIAMHIAAVDPRFIGRDEVTEADIEREKEIYRAQAAASGKPANIIEKMLEGKMGKFYEEVCLLDQPFIKEQSQTVAQIIATQVGKMGENITVRRFARFKIGEPNATFAQAKVVVSEEPQA, from the coding sequence ATGGCTACCGAGACCGTGAAGATTGATGCAAAGCTGGTGAAGGAACTCCGCGAGAAGAGCGGCGCACCGATGGGCGATTGCCTGAAGGCACTTCAGGAAGCCTCTGGCGATATGGAAAATGCATTCGTTGTGCTGCGTAAGCGCGGCATGGCGTCGGCTGCGAAGAAGGCTTCGCGTGCTGCAAACGAAGGTGCTGTGGGTACCTACATTCACGCTGGCGGAAAGATCGGCGTGATGGTGGAACTGGCCTGCGAGAGCGACTTCGTTGCCCGCACCGACGGCTTCCAGGACCTGCTGCGCGATATCGCAATGCACATTGCTGCTGTTGATCCGCGCTTCATCGGCCGTGATGAAGTGACCGAGGCAGACATCGAGCGCGAGAAGGAAATCTACCGCGCACAGGCTGCTGCAAGCGGTAAGCCTGCAAACATTATCGAGAAGATGCTCGAAGGCAAGATGGGCAAGTTCTACGAGGAAGTTTGCTTGCTCGATCAGCCATTCATCAAGGAGCAGTCGCAGACTGTTGCCCAGATCATTGCCACACAGGTTGGCAAGATGGGCGAAAACATCACGGTGCGTCGTTTCGCTCGATTCAAGATCGGCGAACCGAACGCAACGTTTGCTCAGGCAAAGGTTGTAGTTTCCGAGGAGCCGCAGGCATAA
- the rpsB gene encoding 30S ribosomal protein S2 — protein MASITMKELLEAGVHFGHQTKRWNPKMKEYIFGERNGIYIIDLQKTLKMFKEASKFVTDLTSTGKVILFVGTKRQAQDAVAEEANRAGMPYINSRWLGGLLTNWVTCQKSVKRLAELDEMAVDGRFELMTKKEVIRLERERKALHTNLAGIKNMRRLPDAIFVIDSNNEAIAVSEARKLGIPVVAVVDTNCDPTVVDYVIPGNDDALRAIRLFTTKIADSAYEGVQMIGDKSIASEYADVTPVATESHFVGLEDEESQESNPIATTVAEEAEEETVDLNAALGGGIRKQPTSDTDADEPVAAEAGA, from the coding sequence ATGGCATCGATCACAATGAAGGAACTGCTGGAAGCCGGCGTACACTTCGGCCACCAGACCAAGCGTTGGAACCCGAAGATGAAGGAATATATCTTCGGCGAGCGTAACGGCATTTACATCATCGACCTGCAGAAGACGCTGAAGATGTTCAAGGAAGCGTCGAAGTTCGTCACCGACCTGACCTCCACCGGTAAGGTGATCCTGTTCGTCGGCACCAAGCGCCAGGCACAGGATGCGGTTGCTGAAGAAGCGAACCGCGCTGGCATGCCGTACATCAACAGTCGCTGGCTCGGTGGTCTGCTGACCAACTGGGTTACCTGCCAGAAGAGCGTAAAGCGCCTTGCTGAGCTGGACGAGATGGCAGTGGACGGCCGCTTTGAGTTGATGACGAAGAAGGAAGTTATCCGCCTGGAGCGCGAGCGTAAGGCTCTGCACACCAATCTGGCCGGTATCAAGAACATGCGCCGCCTGCCGGACGCGATCTTCGTGATCGACAGCAACAACGAAGCGATTGCCGTTTCGGAAGCTCGCAAGCTGGGCATCCCTGTTGTGGCTGTTGTGGACACGAACTGCGACCCGACGGTTGTGGACTACGTGATCCCGGGTAACGACGACGCTCTGCGTGCGATCCGCCTGTTCACGACGAAGATTGCCGATTCGGCCTACGAGGGTGTGCAGATGATCGGCGACAAGTCGATCGCCAGCGAGTACGCCGATGTGACGCCGGTTGCAACCGAGTCGCACTTCGTCGGACTTGAGGACGAGGAATCGCAGGAGTCCAACCCGATTGCAACCACTGTTGCTGAGGAAGCCGAAGAAGAGACGGTTGACCTGAACGCAGCTCTGGGCGGCGGTATCCGCAAGCAGCCGACGTCTGACACCGACGCTGATGAGCCGGTGGCAGCGGAAGCAGGCGCGTAA
- the rpsI gene encoding 30S ribosomal protein S9, which yields MADLVQYYGTGRRKSAIARVFLRPGNGGFTVNGKELKVYFVTEQQRAAAVRTLKTAQVEGQFDVITTVKGGGVTAQSDAVKMGIARALLEFNIELRKTLKADGLLTRDARIKERKKYGQKGARKRFQFSKR from the coding sequence ATGGCAGATCTGGTGCAGTACTACGGAACGGGCCGCCGCAAGTCGGCGATTGCACGTGTATTTCTCCGCCCCGGCAACGGTGGCTTCACGGTTAATGGCAAGGAACTGAAGGTTTACTTTGTGACGGAACAGCAGCGCGCTGCTGCAGTTCGCACGCTGAAGACCGCTCAGGTCGAAGGCCAGTTTGACGTCATCACCACGGTGAAGGGCGGCGGCGTGACCGCTCAGTCTGACGCTGTGAAGATGGGCATTGCCCGCGCCCTGCTTGAGTTCAACATTGAACTCCGCAAGACGCTGAAGGCAGACGGCCTGCTGACCCGCGACGCTCGTATCAAGGAGCGTAAGAAGTACGGTCAGAAGGGCGCCCGCAAGCGCTTCCAGTTCTCCAAGCGCTAG
- the rplM gene encoding 50S ribosomal protein L13 codes for MSTFVPSSKDLNRKWFVVDASGQTLGRLASGAARVLSGKNSTQYTPYIDTGDHVIVINAEKIVLTGLKSQQKLYRRYTGFPGGLREEEFTKLLARKPEAIVEQAIKGMLPKSKLGRQMATKLKVYKGDKHPHDAQQPQPLVVA; via the coding sequence ATGTCGACGTTTGTACCCAGTTCGAAGGATTTGAACCGCAAGTGGTTTGTGGTGGATGCCAGTGGCCAGACCCTGGGCCGCCTGGCCAGCGGTGCCGCACGCGTGCTGAGCGGTAAGAACAGCACCCAGTACACCCCGTACATTGATACCGGCGATCACGTCATTGTGATCAACGCCGAGAAGATCGTGTTGACGGGCCTTAAGTCGCAGCAGAAGCTGTATCGCCGTTACACGGGTTTCCCGGGCGGTCTGCGTGAAGAAGAGTTCACCAAGCTGCTGGCTCGTAAGCCGGAAGCGATTGTGGAGCAGGCCATCAAGGGCATGCTGCCGAAGAGCAAGCTGGGCCGCCAGATGGCGACCAAGCTGAAGGTCTACAAGGGTGACAAGCACCCGCACGATGCTCAGCAGCCCCAGCCACTGGTAGTGGCGTAA
- a CDS encoding glycosyl transferase, with translation MHLRADFPNRSPWVDWAKYTDEGWYGDAAIRHYLRGTWRLPGDFNPAAALPVWPLLEGFVFRFAGVGIVAARALTVFVFAGVLVCSFVVLQHEAREDESKYLRWIFTAAAVLLMAASSFLYVFTRMAILEPLLVLLTLLSLLAAQAIRSASTERQRVLFAVLVGVLVSLMIGTKTTAVFLLPAVAYMLADAAAWQRRRVLRIAAVTGGTVAILWGSYIAWLLYRGYWNDFRYLFAANNTTIAGLPFWETVGDTLKNGVWMGELLYPLAIALVVLAGFHKKTWRDPLFVSLLLWVTGYLFFLAYHANMQPRYYVVVAVPLILLMARAALHIAAWHPSASLAFASLLVLLVGREAHVTWSYVRHPEYTFQTAANRIERIVESDPTHSHTVLSISGSDLSLMTGVPSICDDFGTMDLEDRIAAYKPGWFVSWNSIEDDKMEALNKFYRLTRVAEFPAMDDPDRNVMIVYRLDAKDGVTPQRKHKKAKALPVSPG, from the coding sequence GTGCATTTGCGTGCGGATTTTCCGAATCGGTCGCCTTGGGTGGATTGGGCTAAGTACACCGATGAGGGGTGGTATGGCGATGCGGCCATCCGGCATTATCTGCGCGGGACTTGGCGATTGCCTGGTGACTTCAATCCTGCTGCGGCGTTGCCTGTATGGCCTTTGTTAGAGGGATTCGTCTTTCGATTTGCTGGCGTGGGGATTGTGGCGGCGCGTGCGCTGACCGTGTTTGTGTTTGCTGGAGTGCTGGTGTGTTCGTTTGTGGTGCTGCAGCATGAGGCGCGGGAGGACGAATCGAAATATCTGCGGTGGATCTTTACTGCTGCCGCTGTGTTGCTGATGGCGGCGAGTTCGTTCCTGTACGTGTTTACGCGGATGGCGATTCTTGAGCCGTTGCTGGTGTTGTTGACGTTGTTGTCGTTGCTGGCGGCGCAGGCGATACGAAGTGCTTCCACGGAACGACAGCGTGTTTTGTTTGCTGTTCTTGTGGGTGTGTTGGTGTCGTTGATGATTGGCACCAAGACGACCGCGGTGTTTTTGTTGCCTGCTGTGGCGTACATGTTGGCGGATGCCGCTGCGTGGCAACGTCGACGCGTGTTGCGCATTGCGGCTGTGACGGGCGGGACTGTCGCCATACTTTGGGGTAGTTACATTGCGTGGCTGCTGTATCGCGGCTATTGGAATGATTTCCGTTATCTGTTCGCGGCGAACAATACGACCATTGCAGGGCTGCCGTTCTGGGAGACAGTTGGCGACACGCTGAAGAATGGCGTGTGGATGGGGGAGTTGCTGTATCCGCTGGCGATTGCGTTGGTGGTGCTGGCGGGTTTCCATAAGAAGACGTGGCGCGATCCTCTGTTTGTGTCGTTGCTGCTGTGGGTGACGGGGTATCTATTCTTTCTGGCGTATCACGCGAACATGCAGCCGAGGTATTACGTGGTAGTTGCGGTGCCGCTGATTCTGCTGATGGCTCGCGCGGCATTGCATATTGCTGCGTGGCATCCGTCGGCTTCACTGGCGTTTGCTTCGCTGCTGGTGCTGCTGGTTGGGCGTGAGGCGCATGTGACGTGGAGCTACGTGCGACACCCGGAGTACACATTTCAGACGGCGGCGAACCGGATTGAGCGGATTGTGGAATCTGATCCGACGCATAGTCATACGGTGCTGTCGATCTCGGGGAGTGACCTGTCTTTGATGACTGGGGTGCCGAGCATCTGCGACGACTTTGGCACGATGGATCTGGAAGATCGCATTGCGGCGTACAAGCCGGGGTGGTTCGTGTCTTGGAACTCCATTGAAGACGACAAGATGGAGGCGCTGAACAAGTTTTACCGGCTGACGCGCGTGGCGGAGTTTCCGGCAATGGATGATCCCGATAGGAACGTGATGATTGTGTATCGATTGGATGCCAAGGACGGGGTCACGCCGCAGCGAAAACATAAGAAGGCAAAGGCGTTGCCGGTTTCACCGGGGTAG